In Anopheles bellator chromosome 2, idAnoBellAS_SP24_06.2, whole genome shotgun sequence, the genomic stretch TTTCAATCGCTGCTCTACGTTATGTTCAATGCGGGCTGCCGAAGCCTTCGGTGGGCCGGAAGAGTTGGCCGCTTGGCGATACGAAGGAACAGTGGGACTTGCCGAAGCACTTCCCGCAGCGCTACCTTCCGCCGGGGATCGATAATAATCCGACAGCGTCAGCATTCGCTGACGATCCTTCGCGACCTGCTTCGGGTGTTTTACCGCTTTGATCGCGCTGAAACTTTGCCCTGCGTAGAAAACCTCGTTCTTGCCCAGCACCTTATTGCGCAGCTCGTTCAACCCACGACCACCGGTGGACGTTAGCAGGCCGCCCCGATTGCACGCTTTGCCGTACTCCTGCTTGATGTGATACACACAGTATTCACAGTTCCCCAGATTCACGATCGCCGAGCAACGGTCACCGTTCTTCTTTCGGCTGCGACAAGTGCCCATGTCACGCGATTGGCCGAGTATCATCAACttcgtcgatcggtcgatcgagaGGGTCGCTTCCGAGTTGCgatcgttgtttttgttcaacACGTTCGGATTCAGCACGGCGACCACGGTTCCATCGGGGGTTTTCCACAGATCTTTGTACGCTTGGGCGAACATAAATAGGCTGATCATCTTAATTTCCCCGTGTAGATCGCTGAGCTTCCAGATCGCAAACTGCTTGCCCTTCGAGGTGGTTTTGGTCGGACTTTTGCTTAGCAGCACCCCTCCGATGACCCAGTCCTGCTGAAGATCGCCCGTTTCGATAAAGTTCCGCAACCGAGCAAACGGCACCGCCTTTTTGCCCTCCATGCGTTCCTGCAGTGTTTGGCTGGACACCAGCGGATGGACGATGCGCATGCCGAAAACAGGATCCGTGTGAACGGTCGCTTGGAAAACGGCCGGTATGGTTTGCTTTGGGGACTGTTCCACGGGCTTGGAGCGTGCGTCGCGTGACTTCCCCGCAGCGGGAGGCGAAGTTTCGGGCGCCGGAGCCTGCGCGGTGCTCCGTTGGATTTGCCTCAACTTTTGATCGACCCATTTCGAGAGCACTTGATCACtcttttcctcttccttcgATTTCAAAAGATCATTTATCTGCCGACCGTACTGGTTGTACTTACGCTCGAGAAAGTTCCTCGTATCTTCGTCTTCCGATGAGTCGACATCCGCCCTGTTCACCGCACTTTCCGATGGGCCGGCGTCAGCATCCGGCGGATCCGCCGTATCCTGAAGCAAGAAGTTCGATCCTTCCACCGTCAGCTTCGGTTGCGGCCTGGCGGTAGAGTTTTCCGTGTGGTTCGCGTTTTCGGCGGCCCGTTCTgcttcgttttcattttcggctTCAAGCAACAATTGTTCTAGTTCGTCCACATCCAAATCCTCCACTGATTCTGCCATATCCACTCCCGTGTCCAAAGTGGCCAAAGCAGGGTAAATTCCGCACCAACAAACGAGCGTGATGATTGTTTACGAATTTTCGCGCCTTTGCGCCTGACGTTTCGTGAGCGCCTCGGAGGGAACTCAAATCGTTTCGCGCGGGAGAATTCCCATCATACGTGGTTCGAAAAGTATCGGGAatgttatgttttatgttatttattcatgaacATCTATTTTGTCCCTGTCAAAGCCACCCCATCACATATTACACACTTGTACCAACGTTTTTTCCAATTCTCGAAGCACTCGAACACATTTTTTTGGTGATCATGTTCAGCACATCCGTTGCCGTCTTAAATTTACgctggagaacaccaacaaatgtcgtcctaagcctcgctggcacgcaaagactatcgtttgaaatgaacaaattaaaagaaggcctaatcaatagatgcaataattctatccaccctaCAATATAAGACCTAATTATttgaagtttttaaagttaactagttgtaagatgttttgATAccttaaaattattaaatagctgcaatcccaatgtggaatatctctgtactcttatgtaaccaaTCATTTATGTATAGTAAAGATCtaaaaaatcctttaaaaaaaatccgttgccgccttttccatcgtttcatAGGGCTCTTCAGTTTtgggaacaagaaaaagtcacaggggcAAGATCTGGGAAATACGGTGGCTGTGGCATCatttggtttgttggttttggcTTAAATTTCgcgcacaaacaacaacgaggGGATCGTTTTTATCTTTTCATCaatacaatttttgtttttccacaaatccgggcgtttcTGGCGGAcgttttttgaaattttgagATATCGGCAAACTCAATCACAGAACCAATTCACAGACCGACCAAAACTCGCACTTGCAAAAATTGAAGCGAGGTTAAGTTCTTTCGCCAAAACTTCCGCACACACTTGGAGATAAGGCTCCCTAATTTCCAAACTGGATTCCTCGTTTCTCGAAGCTTAGTTGTGGACCAGCTTGTGttcaacataattttcatcaaaGGGCAATATCTTGAACCTTCATATTGTAgataaaacaaagtttataAAGTTAGGGTATGCAATAAGCAATTGCTAGAAAAATGCGAGTAACAAGCGATGATCTGGGCTGACCGGAAGGGCCAGGTACTTAACTTCTCTCTTGCGTataaacattttccatcattcATTGACTGTAAGATCTTAATCTGTGCCGTAATGTTTTAGCTTTCATGTCTTCactattattttaaaataaaacaataaaataattaaataaataattagtAAGATTCCCGACTTTCTTAGTATAGTGCAAAACTCAGtcatattttttcatatttaacTCTGGAGCCGTGCCTTGCCACAATGTTTTTGATTGTGATTAAAGAGTGGACCGTATTTATGATGGCGATGAACAGATGtaaaattttccattcattttctGCTCACCATCGTTCGGGCGTCATCTCACACCATTTGCGGATGCTTTTTTGAAAATGGTCTTTAGGCTTAGGTTCGAgacacacggcacggggcATCAATGTGAGatcggcacacaaaaaaccagaaacaaatAGACGCTAGACAAATAAATAGATTCGTCACCTGACCATATAACCGCAAACAACACTTGCTTCAATTCCGCCCAATGCGGGTTTTTATCAATTGAACCCATTTCAAGAACGGTCTAGATTGATTAGAAGGAGTTGTGCCATGAGCATCAACTGTGGGCCTGAGCCTTAGTAACAAACTAATTagagaaatgaagaaaatgcGCACAgataatttgaaataaaaagaaaatatgttcAGTTGAAATTGATCACCTCCGAATCGATGATCATTTCATTGATTCATGTAAAAGTTCGGTTCTAAGCCTTAGCTCGAGAGGTCCAAGGTAGAACTAGGCGAACTCGTATGATGGTCGAGAGGTTTATCAACTGTGTCCTACTGTGCACACTAGTAGTccgaaaaatatgcaaatgtggGTATTATCAGTCACTGTAACAGTGGCATTAACCTTAAACCGCTTCACCCTGCACATCGTACAAGACGGGCGCTCGCTGGCTCAGGCGGAGATCGCGAGCCATACGGAGCATCAGTCTCGTTGGGAAGATCGTCGCGAATAGTCGCACAGCCAGGAGTTTCGCAGAGTGTGCCGATTGGGAGTAGTGCGATTACGATAAAGATTGGAACCGGTTAATCTGGCCCCGAAGCGGTGACTATCGAGGCTAGTTTCACTGGAACCAGTCCGAATATTAAAGTTTCCTGGGCCAGCGAATTACGAGCAGAAATCTGGTGAGTGTGTCACTGAACCGATaaacatttttgaaaaatcgattgtaATAAGGCTAAGGAGATCGAGGTAAAAGAGCTCAAGGATCACGAGTTTTTTTGAAGACTAAGGCAAACCTGTACTATATTGGTGTATTGGAGGACAATTTACGAAAGCTGTATACTCTTCATAAAATTGGGGAAAAACCGGTGTAGTAAAAAATCGTTGCCCTTGGGCAAAAGAAGGTTATTGTCACACGGACCAGCCGGCCCATCTGTGCAATCAATTCGCTCAAGATCATCCTTTCCAACCGGAATCGACTATTGTTTGTTCATGCGTTTTCCCTGCTTGTGACGCCTTCAGACCGTGGCGCTTACGTTCACGATGCCGTATGCCGTGGGCTTCCTTCGAAAGGTCAAATATTTGCCTTCCGGCGAGAAACTGTGCCACGGCCGGAGAAAAGTGCAGTTAGCTACAGGCAGGAAGTAGAAAGCAGTCTCGAGACACAAATCCCTGTGATAATCGGTGTGATAGCAACATTTATCTTTTccgtgttatttttaaaaccccAAGCTAAGGGGCCGGTTGGGAACAAAAACACTGGGTGGACTAATAAATTTCCTCGGGCGAACCTTCTGGCACGCGTACCTGAGGCAATGTTTGCCGAAGCCTTGCGCTGTGTATCAAGTAATACACAAATAATCGTCTCGTCAGCTACGCGTTTCTCCCTGTGACGTGCGGAGGTTTGTCACGTCCATTGAAACCAGATATTACGGCAAAACGGTACGCAAATATCGGGCAACCTTACCGACTCTGTCATGTTGACTCATCTGGTCCTCTACGGACTAGAATCAGATGATCCTTTCCGCCAGTGCGTGACCTCAACGGCACCTTCC encodes the following:
- the LOC131210869 gene encoding protein MCM10 homolog, coding for MAESVEDLDVDELEQLLLEAENENEAERAAENANHTENSTARPQPKLTVEGSNFLLQDTADPPDADAGPSESAVNRADVDSSEDEDTRNFLERKYNQYGRQINDLLKSKEEEKSDQVLSKWVDQKLRQIQRSTAQAPAPETSPPAAGKSRDARSKPVEQSPKQTIPAVFQATVHTDPVFGMRIVHPLVSSQTLQERMEGKKAVPFARLRNFIETGDLQQDWVIGGVLLSKSPTKTTSKGKQFAIWKLSDLHGEIKMISLFMFAQAYKDLWKTPDGTVVAVLNPNVLNKNNDRNSEATLSIDRSTKLMILGQSRDMGTCRSRKKNGDRCSAIVNLGNCEYCVYHIKQEYGKACNRGGLLTSTGGRGLNELRNKVLGKNEVFYAGQSFSAIKAVKHPKQVAKDRQRMLTLSDYYRSPAEGSAAGSASASPTVPSYRQAANSSGPPKASAARIEHNVEQRLKDVKRLQSLGVSLESLKANMESSKASPVPAASSSTATQPNAFEGRKFSLESKPRLSREAFDIELTQRTPLAAKALQSRERAKAIVKQKPIEKSNPNFIKYRGTEQGKKRVLEEITKNPAVEENAAKRPKVDDTESEAVRARKDHIQRIMKATSSHVDLIEASENAQQEEYFKTLERKEAMEEKMLNTYKMDCKAVICSQCKYVAFSAAERCKTEGHPLRVRDAEKRFFRCADCGNRTVSLFRIPKNSCKSCSGSRWERCAMMRDKRGIQIGDVLSIRGDEEKYLGSLAGASASLNLLMPTEES